Proteins from one Mesoplodon densirostris isolate mMesDen1 chromosome 1, mMesDen1 primary haplotype, whole genome shotgun sequence genomic window:
- the AFP gene encoding alpha-fetoprotein, translated as MKWEVSIFLIFLLNFTESRTMQKNAYGIASILDSSPCSAEMNLVDLATIFFAQFVQEATYKEVNQMVKDVLTVIEKSTGSEQPAGCLENQVSAFLEEICHEKEIPEKYGLSDCCSQSGEERHDCFLAHKKAVPASIPPFQVPEPVTSCKAYEEDRELFMNRYVYEIARRHPFLYAPTVLSLAAQYDKIIPPCCKAENAVECFQTKAASITKELRESSLLNQHICAVMRKFGSRTFRAITVTKLSQKFPKANFTEIQKLVVDVAHVHEECCRGNVLECLQDGEKIMSYICSQQDILSSKIAECCKLPTTLELGHCIIHAENDDKPEGLSPTLNRFLGETDFNQLSSREKDLYMARFTYEYSRRHTKLAVPIILRVAKGYQELLEKCSQSENPPECQDKGEEELEKYIQESQALAKRSCGLFQKLGEYYLQNAFLVAYTKKAPQLTPAELMTLTRKMATAGATCCHLSEDKQLACGEGAADLIIGLLCIRHEETPVNPGVGQCCTSSYANRRPCFSSLVVDETYISPPFSDDKFIFHKDLCQAQGVALQTMKQQFLINLVKQKPQITEEQLEAVIADFSGLLEKCCQGQGQEVCFEEEGPALISKTRAALGV; from the exons ATGAAGTGGGaagtatcaatatttttaatttttctactaAATTTTACTGAATCCAGAACAATGCAGAAAAATGCATATGGAATAG CTTCCATATTGGATTCTTCCCCATGCTCTGCAGAGATGAATTTAGTTGACCT AGCTACCATATTTTTTGCCCAGTTTGTTCAAGAAGCCACTTACAAGGAAGTAAATCAAATGGTGAAAGATGTATTGACTGTAATAGAGAAATCCACTGGCAGTGAGCAGCCTGCAGGGTGTTTAGAAAACCAG GTATCTGCCTTTCTGGAAGAAATTTGCCATGAAAAGGAAATTCCTGAAAAGTATGGGCTTTCAGACTGCTGCAGCCAAAGTGGAGAGGAAAGGCATGACTGTTTCCTAGCACACAAAAAGGCTGTTCCAGCATCCATCCCACCTTTCCAAGTTCCAGAACCTGTCACAAGTTGTAAAGCATATGAAGAAGACAGGGAGCTATTTATGAACCG ATACGTCTATGAGATAGCAAGAAGGCACCCCTTCCTATATGCACCTACAGTTCTTTCCTTGGCTGCTCAATATGACAAAATAATTCCACCTTGCTGCAAAGCCGAAAATGCAGTTGAATGCTTCCAGACAAAG GCAGCATCAATTACAAAAGAATTAAGAGAAAGCAGCTTGTTAAATCAACACATATGTGCAGTAATGAGAAAGTTTGGATCCCGAACCTTCCGAGCCAT aactgTTACTAAACTGAGTCAAAAGTTTCCCAAAGCTAATTTTACTGAAATTCAGAAACTGGTTGTGGATGTGGCCCACGTACACGAGGAATGCTGCAGAGGAAATGTGCTGGAGTGTCTGCAGGATGGG gaaaaaattatgTCCTACATATGTTCTCAGCAAGATATTCTGTCAAGCAAAATAGCAGAATGCTGCAAATTACCCACCACACTTGAACTTGGTCATTGCATAATTCATGCAGAAAATGATGACAAACCTGAAGGCTTATCTCCAACTCTAAATAGGTTTTTAGGAGAGACAGATTTCAACCAACTTTCTTCAAGGGAAAAAGATCTCTACATGGCAAG ATTTACTTATGAATATTCAAGAAGACATACTAAGCTTGCTGTCCCAATAATTCTAAGAGTTGCTAAAGGATATCAGGAGTTATTGGAGAAATGTTCCCAGTCTGAAAACCCTCCTGAATGCCAGGATAAAGGG GAAGAAGAGTTAGAGAAATATATCCAGGAGAGCCAAGCGCTGGCAAAGCGAAGCTGCGGCCTCTTCCAGAAATTAGGAGAATATTACTTACAAAATGC GTTTCTTGTTGCTTACACAAAGAAGGCCCCTCAGCTGACCCCAGCTGAGCTGATGACCTTGACCAGGAAAATGGCGACCGCGGGAGCCACTTGTTGCCATCTCAGTGAGGACAAACAATTGGCCTGTGGTGAGGGAGCG GCTGACCTTATTATTGGACTGTTATGCATCAGACATGAAGAGACTCCTGTAAACCCTGGGGTTGGCCAGTGCTGCACCTCTTCATACGCCAACAGGAGGCCATGTTTCAGCAGCTTGGTGGTGGATGAGACATATATTTCTCCGCCATTCTCTGATGACAAGTTCATCTTCCATAAGGATCTGTGCCAAGCTCAGGGTGTAGCACTGCAAACAATGAAGCAACA GTTTCTCATTAACCTTGTGAAGCAAAAGCCACAAATCACAGAGGAACAACTTGAGGCCGTCATTGCAGATTTCTCTGGCCTCCTGGAAAAGTGTTGCCAAGGCCAAGGGCAGGAAGTCTGCTTTGAGGAAGAG GGTCCAGCACTGATTTCAAAAACTCGTGCTGCTTTGGGAGTTTAA